The following are encoded in a window of Narcine bancroftii isolate sNarBan1 chromosome 2, sNarBan1.hap1, whole genome shotgun sequence genomic DNA:
- the rnf41l gene encoding RING finger protein 151, whose translation MGYDIERFVGYVNEGLLCCICRDVLENPLQAPCEHAFCTSCIHGWLIQNHNCPEDRQSLDTSVLRPLFRYMRNDLNRLQIWCRNRQHGCETICSLEAIDRHERECEYTQVPCLNPGCTVQVERRNLESHMMVCEYRSRECANGCGYAILSANDAPHNCIAELRTEMELLRSEMICKVEEVRHEMESRLDSQRRHMVQKESFLQNEIEELKSQISRLMSDMRTLVAEERKHRQEREQAELEKRELMELLKSLHKDGELSSGEGSSKKSSGVRPLNRMESIKRKPKEVTVI comes from the exons ATGGGATATGATATAGAGCGATTTGTTGGTTACGTAAATGAAGGGCTATTGTGCTGCATCTGCCGAGATGTGCTGGAGAACCCATTACAGGCTCCATGTGAGCATGCCTTCTGCACTTCATGTATTCATGGGTGGCTCATACAGAACCATAATTGTCCTGAAGATCGGCAGAGCCTGGACACATCCGTGCTTCGACCACTATTCAG gtaTATGAGAAATGATTTGAATCGTCTTCAGATCTGGTGCAGAAATAGACAGCATGGCTGTGAAACCATCTGTTCTTTAGAAGCGATTGACAGACATGAAAGAGAGTGTGAATACACCCAGGTTCCTTGCTTAAATCCTG GTTGTACAGTTCAGGTAGAGCGACGCAATCTGGAATCTCACATGATGGTGTGTGAATACCGAAGCCGTGAATGTGCAAATGGCTGTGGCTATGCTATTCTCAGTGCAAATGATGCACCGCACAACTGTATAGCAGAATTGAGGACAGAAATGGAATTGCTCAG gtcTGAGATGATTTGTAAAGTTGAAGAAGTAAGGCATGAAATGGAATCCCGCTTGGACTCTCAAAGAAGACACATGGTACAGAAAGAAAGTTTCCTGCAAAATGAAATTGAGGAACTTAAA AGTCAGATATCACGATTGATGTCAGATATGAGGACACTCGTAGCAGAAGAAAGGAAACATCGTCAGGAACGAGAACAAGCAGAACTTGAGAAAAGAGAACTAATGGAGTTATTGAAAAGTCTGCATAAAGATGGCGAGCTTTCCAGTGGAGAAGGAAGTAGCAAAAAAAGCAGTGGAGTCCGACCTCTCAACCGAATGGAAAGTATCAAAAGAAAGCCTAAAGAGGTCACAGTTATctaa